The window CCCGTCCTCTTCGGCTTGGTCACGAATTCCAGAAAGTTCTACTGAAGCAGTAGCACTTTAAGAGATATATCAATATGAGCACATAATACGATAACATCATGAGAATCCATGCTTGAAGTGTGGCCTTTTCCTGTTTCACGATGACGGATTTTACCTGTTCTCCATCAAATCTGCACCATCTCTTTCGCTCGTACAATCTGCACACTGTCACTGTATTGGGCACACCAGGTGGCAAGGGTGTCCGTCGTAAAGGActgtaaattaaaaaaaaaaaaaactccgaAAATAAAACGGCTTCTACGTTTTATTTTCATAGATTTCTATGcatttaatatatatatacatattaaaTTTCAATTCGATTAACTATTATATTTTTACAGTATATTTATCACTTTTGTAATTTCCAATCATGACTTACTGTCATTTTCGTCTGCACcagcttttattttgaaagtGATTTGTGATTTTCTCGTTCTATTTTTGGAGTCTCTGAAACGAAAGGTTAGGTGTTTTTGTTGAAGCTCTTTCATTTTAACTTTTTTGCGATGCTTTTGATTAAAAAACTTGGAAGTCCCATTGTGAAGACTACCAATTTGTGTTTGAAATGGAATGCGGTGTGTTCGACAAATCATTTGGTTAAAAGTTTCCATCCAGCTATAAGAAACGAATCTGTCATTAGCGATGAATCCATAAAGGCGCTCCGTAATTTTCGGGACATCCAGCAAGCACCAACCCCAGCATTAACATATGGAATTGCAGGACTTGTGCCCTTCACTGTGATTCCAGTTTACATGTTATCTTCAGGGGTATACATCCCGGAGATGGCCTTTACTTCAATGGCATATAGTGCTGTGATCTTGTCTTTCATCGGTGGTGTGCGATGGGGCTCAGCTGTTTCAAACCCTGAGGTTAGcacattaagaaaaacaaacaacaatattAACTGACTTTACCCAATAACTTGGTTCCCAGATAATGAGTCCCAACTGGAAGAATTTCACAATATCTATCATCCCTTCAGTTATTGCCTGGATGGCACTGCTCGTTAGCAATCCTATTGGCAGCATACTGTCAATTACTGGATTTTCGTTTTGCCTTCTACAGGATATAACATCAAGCCAATTACCTTCTTGGTACAAATCTCTGAGAATTTTGCTTAGCACAATTGTAATTTGTGCTTTGCTTACCACTTTGATTTGTCGTTATGCCCTGCCTCTGGAGTCCAAAAATAGTGGCCCACTGTCAACCCCCCTAAACTGAAGCTGCAATGTAAAAAGCTCAGAATGATGTGCCTATATTACAACAAAAGAGCAGTAGAAAAATATGTGAATCGTTGTCGGACGATTTGGATCATTTGTATCGTAGTTTATGAATGCTTTTCTTCCTCTAGACCTCAGGTTGAATTCGTAGTGGGTGCGCTCCATGGCCTTTGCATTGATCACTGAGTTAATGGGAAGAAGGGGGAGGGTGAGGCGGAGGGAGAAGAAATGGTTTCCAATCCCTTATTGAATTACTTCATAAAGCTGACAGGAATCGATGCGTTCGGTTTTCAACCTCCCTGGTCGTTGACGTTTATTTCTCTTCGTCAGAACGCAGAAGCGATCGTAGGTTGTAAACAGTAATCTGTTTGTAAAATGGTGGTTAAGGCGAACGTTGGTTTAATCGTTTCTTTTCGGAACTTGACTAACGTTATAACAGGACCAAAAGCCGCCTTGTTTTATGGAATTTGGGGAGTTTTACCTTTCGTTGCTTTTCCGATTTATATGGGAATAACTGGTAAAAATATCCCACAACTCATTTATGCTAATTTGACATATGGTGGTGGCATTGTGTCTTTTCTGGGGGCTGTCAGATGGGGACTTGCAATTCCAAATTCTAAGGTAAGATTTGTGATGCTTCATTGTCATTTATATAAATTCTATCAATTTAAGTTTTAAACTAGGAAAAAACTCTCAAACCAAGTTTTCATACCCTTGGTTGGGCTGTAACTCCAGTTAGCGTTGCTTGGCTGGCTCTACTTACTTCTTCATATAATGGAAGTCTTATGATAATTGGAACTTTCCTTGCTTGTATTTTCCAAGATGCATATTCAGCTGAATATCCTGCATGGTACAAATCTTTCAGGATTATTTTCAGTTCATTTGCTGTTCTTTCTCTGGGAGCTAATTTGTTAATGTATCACTCAATTATGAACTAGTATCTTACCATAAGGTTGTGTTGATATAACCTgtcagtaaaaaaataaatacctaCCCATTACCAATACAACATGATAATAGTTTGCAAACTGAACTTTCAATTGAAGAATGTTTTTCGGTAAAAGAAACTCATGCACAGAAGTAAATAGTCATAACCAGACCTTCGGATACCTCAactgtttgtttctttagaCAGAACCAGTAATGATTCCTAATAATTTATACAGACTAGAGAATGGACAACTATGACATCACGGAAAACTGTTTATCATTTGACAAATACTGTAGTGCAATAAGACTTGGGATAAATTTGATCTCGATCAATCGGAATTTGCTCGATTAGTACCTATAAAACactggaaaaattcaaattgcacgaaaacttcatttaaaaattagtTACCTTGTCGAAAACGAGTCATTGACGCCAGCATTCGAATCATATACGATGCAGGTATAGTTATCGTGTCCCTTGTCTCTTCCAACATACGCGCGTTACGGATCACCAACtgataacaaacaaacaaaaattactgCGATATGCTATTACAGTAAGGGTATACGAAGAAATCAAACCTCTTCAATATTTATGTTATTTTCTGGACCAGACGACGGAGCCCACAGTTTGATGTCGTAGTCAATACCAGATGTGGCTAACATGGGTTCGTGTGGATGGGGCCGAACTCGGTTAACAACACGGGTATCTGCTTGCAGAACTGAGACAATTGCACCGGTTTGGCGATTCCAGATAAAAACATGGCCACAGTCGGATCCCGACATCACGTGGCACCTCCCCCAAAATGAAGCTTCATTGATGGCGGTTCTTTTTAACGAACAAAACCTCGAAATTACGTTAGAATTAGTAGAATTGGCAAAAACACACACTTTACCGAGAATTTCTATGTCCCTCATATTTCATCTTCGCAATCGGTTGGTAAAGCATATCACTATTGGGAGAGGTATCTTCTTCCTCCTGAGCATCCATGATCTCATCACAACCAGCAGGTTCCCTACAATAATTCTTCAAATTATTTATACATGAACAAGCAACTTTTATAAATAGGCACCTTGGAAGAGAAAAACCACTTGAACTTTGTTCGGAATCTTGACGGTTTCTAAAATGAGGAAACGTTTCACTTCTTTCTTCCGAAAAATTGATAGAACTGTCTTCAGCGTTGCTTTCCATGTTTTCTAGCTGATTCTCTGGAAGATTCTCAGATCTACCAAGAGACTCGTATGTGACAAAATCGATTTCGTCTCTGCTATTCGTTTCACCGCGAACACTGGAAGTGTTGGGAGGAGCATTAGCTTCTGCAATCAGAAAAGGAGGCTCCTCTGTTGGATTTTCAAAGGGGCTTGGGGGAGAAGTGACACTTGGAGAATTGAGGCTTGTCATGGATCTCAAAACATCTGCCATACGTTGCATAAACCCTTCGTGAACAGTCGGGCGGGCCTGTCCTATATCTGAGCGGCAAAAACCCATTATTTACACATAGGATTCGGTAGTACATAAATATGGTTTTACCCGGGGCAGTTCTATTCATTCCAGCGGAAGGCCCAGTATCTGACCAATCACCACGCAAACGAACGCGTTTAAAACTGTGACCCTGACGGGCACGGCGGCGAGAAGGAGAATTGGTGTCGGGATTTCCGCTAAACTGCTCTTCCAATTCACACTTGGGAATACTTAAAGGTAAATACGAGGCAGGGTCCTaggtaaatattaaaaaatatggtAAACGTTGATGTAAAGTTATTGGGTTGGGATTTAGCTAGAAACCTTGACGTCAAACAGGTAGACACCTTCGCCCGAGAAGCTTGCTAAGACTTGATCACCTTCTGGGCTAAACTGGACGGAAGTAGTTCGATATGAATGACCCGCGAATGAGGCCACTTTCATGCTAGACACGATCGATTGGGTGGGTGAAGTTAATGAACCAGTGCTTAGTTTCCGACGGTCCATTACGTAAACTTGGCTATCGGATGTTCCAATTACAAATTCGTGTGGTAGGACGGGATTAATGGCGGCTGACGACAATGGCGATTGACAGATGAACAGTATGTTCTGGAATAGGATTTTGGGAAAGCTATAATTTCAAGaattcaaatataaaaaacatcGTACCTCCTTGCAACGAGTTGTCGTGCAATTTCTCGAAGCCCTTAAATCAAACCATCTAGCTGTTCCATCTTCTCCGACACTTAAGAAAGTGTTTGGTTCACTTTCTACAGTAACAACTTCGTAGACTGGGCCATGATGGCACTTGAATGTACCTTGCAGGCTGCTGTTTCCATTTTCTAGATCTAGAATCAAAATTCCATTAAAACTAATTTGTCTTAAGTTTGATGTCGTgcacttgaaaaagaaacaaaaatactaCCAGAAACCATAATGACACCATCACCCGAACAGGAAACTGCCTGTCTATCTCCGGACTGTGGTAAAAACTTTGCACTCATTATGTTAGTTTTGTGTAGACTTTTGACTTCATTTATCACCTGTCATGAACCAGTGTAGTGAACagatttgtatttttaaatgtttgcctTATTAATTTAagttattttaatttaaagataCTTACATGACCATCAATCCATCGAGTCACAGCTAGTTTTCTGTCATCTGAACCTGAAAGAATTAAATCTCCTGACAGATTCCACTGTATAGTATTGACACATCCTGGCAAGAGTAAGCaaaattaagtaaaataaTTGCTTTTCAAGTTGTGAAGCTTCTTTACCGGCGTGTACTGCAAGAATTTTGAACTTCGACAAATGGCGAATAGTCCATTGGCTGTCTGTAAGCAACAGCGAAGGGTATACGACAATAAAAAGATACCTTGAAACTGTTGTTTCATCAATTCATGGACGATTTACGTCTCATCCACATACCTGTTACTGCTCGATGGAGATCAAGGCGCGTATCCAGATTAAACTGGGCGCTTAATATCGACCTAAACATGGTCGTACTCTAACCCAAAATTAAGAATACATAACGGTATCAACTTGCGAGATGTGACTCGACGTTTGGTTGATATCAGCTGGTAAGTCAGACAACCTTAGCAGACGAAAAATAcgatgttgttttttatttttttctaaatgggGTCCCAAAGCATAGTGATTCATGCCAttaaatgcaaagacaaaagacaaaaaaatgccCAGGGATTTGAAAACTTGCATTTTTATAGTTGGTAGAGTTTGTGAAAGACTGAGATCAAACGTCCTTTGCATATTCTGTTACAGCCTCTTAAGGATTTTTCTGGCtatgaataaataaaacagtTGAAAATCAGCGAAGAATAAAGTGTATTGCAACGAAAACACAATAATGACCCGCCTAAAAATAAACCAATATATGGAGACTAGCACCTATTTACAGCAGTCAGCAGGTCTGCAAGTTTGTTCATGGTCTGATACATTTATTTATAAACAGATAAGCTCAAAATAAGGCACCATAACAGGTAACCTATAATGTGTGATGATAGACCTATTCAGTTTGTATTCAATGCAAATATCAAGattagaagagaaaagaaaacgagcttTTCAAACTTACAGATTTGACCTAATATTTCAAAGAGAACAAaagtattttccttttttcttctcactGAAATGTCTccaacagataaaaaaaacgaaaaatttctttctaaAGATTCACAAATAGCACAAAGGTACATAACGGGTAACAATAACATGGGTCACCTAAGTTGCAAAAGTCCCAAGTCAAATTAAGACtaaagaaaatagaacaaTGCCTATCTAAACATTTGTCTTTGTAGAGCTGTGACATGAATCAATCTTGAATGTTGTCATGCAGATCTTGAATGCTTTTTCGCTACCAACACCAATTGGTTAAAGAGGAGGCAGCTGATGATGTAAAACCATTGTAAAAATAGAAACGCATTGGACCTGCAAAAACGTGATAGCCCTGTCCAACCATGTCAGGAGCGgctaattgtttttgaatgatCATATCCGCCCGTTGACCCCAAAAAGATCGCTCAGTCACGAAACAGAGTTGCTTGTTACGCAGAGTGAGACTGTTGCCTTTACGGCCAGAAACGCTACGGATGGAGTGCTGCGATCCTTCTTCCAAGTCGGAAATGGTGACGTCAAACACCACCGATACTGTTTCTGTTGGCTGCTGTGAGCGGCTACCGCTCCGGCTGCGGAAAGGCGACATATTATCCAAGCTGTATGAGCTGATGCTGCATACGGTAGGACTGGAGATAAGCAAATTATCTAATGCTCGAACGATTTGTTGAGTAGAAGGAGGTGATCCTGGTCGAGAAACTGGCTGCGATCTGCAGCAACTGTCGATGACGGGCGGACTgttatcttgttgtttgtgAGATATAGGTAATTCttctaaaataaattgaaGTTCGCGTTCCGCTCGACTATCCATCGAATCCTGTCGACTGATACAGCCGGAAGCAGCGCTCACGTCTTGTGACTTCATTTCCATTGATTCGGAATTCGGCGTACGCAGTGGCGATGGAAAGTCGCGAACAACATCTGGACCATCGGTGACATCATCGTTTTCTTCCTTCATTCCACGACAAGTTCTTTTGCCCGTTAGGTTATACGAAGATTGTCCGTCAGCGGTGGACAAAATCCCGCGAAACCAAAGTTCCTGCTCGTCGAAACAAATGTGAGCGTAGCCTTCGATTAATTCCGGCTTGGCAGCTACAGGTTTCTCCATTGCAAGTTGTTCCTTGAAAGAGCCAAAACTTCCAAAGCTCTGGCTTCGTCTTCTTCGGCTGTAAAGTAGAGACATTTTCGTCGTCCACCTGTCgacaataaaacgaaaaagaaaacactaaAATATCCGCAAGGTtgttcattttagttttttttgtaattttttttttttcatatcccATGGAGTTACATTTTTCCGCTAATCGATAAAAATAGATAGCAAGGAAAAAGGGACGACAGACGTCTGGAATCTCAATTGTGAAAACGTAGCCTTGAGCCGTGAGGAAAAGTGGACTCGACGTAAACATTGTGTAACCCAATGATAGGCAAAAGCTTGAATAAAATTGTCAATGGCTTCATTATTGGGTTTAATCTCCatgttttattaaaatttttaaaagaagcgAAGGCCAAGCCATGTAGactttaaaattgaaataatcTTTCATGCAACATCACAGCGCCTTACCCAATACGGCAACAAGGTCACACTCACAAACACCGTCTACTGCCTACTTTTTCGTTTACTCTATTTTGAAAGCAAGTTTCCTTGCTTAGAAAACAATGTTAAAACGAACAAAGAGCCACTTTTGAAAACTGCCTTAATTGTTTACGCACAGATATGCCAACAAGGAATTTGTATATCGTTCTAGGGCTGCCAGTTCACGTCTGACCGTGTCATGTTGTTTGCACGCGGGACCCAACGTCGCCATACGTCCGCTATTGGCTAAATCGTCAATTGACACGCCCCCGCGATCAGGCCGTCTTCGTCCTTGAAGCTGTACTCCCAAGGAAGTAATTTGGCACAGACTAGTATCCTCTCTTCGTTCAAACGTTTTTCAAGGTCTGGTTGGAACGTTCGGTTTTAACTCGTTCCATGAAGTGGTCTCCTGCATATACAGCTTCTAATACTAGTGGCACTAGTGCAGCCGAACTCGGAGtgaacgggaaaaaaacaacaaacaactgAACATCGCAATGACCTCGTTGTGTTCGCCAAAGAATTTCGCCATTTACACGATGAGTGGCATGGCAACAATGCGTAAATTTATGCAACTGGCGCCGAAGAGCCAGACATAACAATATATAGTcatgaaaagagagagagaaaccaAGCAAGCGTGTACAGCTTAATATATAGGATTTCACAATGGTACGCAACATTAGGGAAATAATTAAATACTGCTTTGTTAGCAACTGCACAACTACCCTATTTTATGACGATCACGAATACAAATAGTAAGACTTATAACTGATATTTTAGAAGAAAGATTTCTACTTTCGTACCTGAAATTAGTTGATGAACCAACTCGAGACTGAAATCACCCatcaaacacaaacaaacagtCACGTTGTCCAAATATCTGGCCATAATGAGAGAGCTTTTGGGCAAGCATGTCGCGGAGAGTGGCGCCACGTAGTGGCCATTTGCACAACTCAATGTAATGTTTTCGAACAAAGCACTTTGTCTGGATAACAGTTCCACATCTGTGCACACATACGTGGtacgaaaaatagaaatttggATTGTTATTTAGCTTTTAATGGTTTTTGGTGCTGCCTAGAGGTTTTACTAGAGGGCCCAAAATGAGAGAAATAACAAAGTAGCGTACACTGTACATTGTATACacgtaaagaaaagagaggggagagaaaaaggaagtcAATGATAATAGAGCATAATCACGATAATCGTCGGCCCTCTACGAGACCGAAGGAGGGGGGCCACCACACAATCCAATATGAAAACTAGGTAAGCACGGTTGCTATATAGTATAAGCGATTTCTCGTTGTGcacaaaccaaaaatgaaattagaaaacaaagaagtcaaaggaaaaacaaaataaaagtagaAATACGAAATTTCATACACAATGACAAAGATGACGGTAAGGGCTTACGAGagactcattttctttcccaaatCTGTTACAATGTCATGAAATCAATACAGCAACATGTTCGAAACACCGTGGGCTGCGTACTCAACGAAATTACATGATTGTGGCGCCGCA of the Daphnia carinata strain CSIRO-1 chromosome 10, CSIRO_AGI_Dcar_HiC_V3, whole genome shotgun sequence genome contains:
- the LOC130695896 gene encoding transmembrane protein 69-like; its protein translation is MLLIKKLGSPIVKTTNLCLKWNAVCSTNHLVKSFHPAIRNESVISDESIKALRNFRDIQQAPTPALTYGIAGLVPFTVIPVYMLSSGVYIPEMAFTSMAYSAVILSFIGGVRWGSAVSNPEIMSPNWKNFTISIIPSVIAWMALLVSNPIGSILSITGFSFCLLQDITSSQLPSWYKSLRILLSTIVICALLTTLICRYALPLESKNSGPLSTPLN
- the LOC130695895 gene encoding uncharacterized protein LOC130695895 isoform X1, with product MTRWTTKMSLLYSRRRRSQSFGSFGSFKEQLAMEKPVAAKPELIEGYAHICFDEQELWFRGILSTADGQSSYNLTGKRTCRGMKEENDDVTDGPDVVRDFPSPLRTPNSESMEMKSQDVSAASGCISRQDSMDSRAERELQFILEELPISHKQQDNSPPVIDSCCRSQPVSRPGSPPSTQQIVRALDNLLISSPTVCSISSYSLDNMSPFRSRSGSRSQQPTETVSVVFDVTISDLEEGSQHSIRSVSGRKGNSLTLRNKQLCFVTERSFWGQRADMIIQKQLAAPDMVGQGYHVFAGPMRFYFYNGFTSSAASSLTNWCW
- the LOC130695888 gene encoding DDB1- and CUL4-associated factor 6-like isoform X1; this encodes MFRSILSAQFNLDTRLDLHRAVTDSQWTIRHLSKFKILAVHAGCVNTIQWNLSGDLILSGSDDRKLAVTRWIDGHVINEVKSLHKTNIMSAKFLPQSGDRQAVSCSGDGVIMVSDLENGNSSLQGTFKCHHGPVYEVVTVESEPNTFLSVGEDGTARWFDLRASRNCTTTRCKENILFICQSPLSSAAINPVLPHEFVIGTSDSQVYVMDRRKLSTGSLTSPTQSIVSSMKVASFAGHSYRTTSVQFSPEGDQVLASFSGEGVYLFDVKDPASYLPLSIPKCELEEQFSGNPDTNSPSRRRARQGHSFKRVRLRGDWSDTGPSAGMNRTAPDIGQARPTVHEGFMQRMADVLRSMTSLNSPSVTSPPSPFENPTEEPPFLIAEANAPPNTSSVRGETNSRDEIDFVTYESLGRSENLPENQLENMESNAEDSSINFSEERSETFPHFRNRQDSEQSSSGFSLPREPAGCDEIMDAQEEEDTSPNSDMLYQPIAKMKYEGHRNSRTAINEASFWGRCHVMSGSDCGHVFIWNRQTGAIVSVLQADTRVVNRVRPHPHEPMLATSGIDYDIKLWAPSSGPENNINIEELVIRNARMLEETRDTITIPASYMIRMLASMTRFRQGNNRANSD
- the LOC130695895 gene encoding uncharacterized protein LOC130695895 isoform X2; translation: MSLLYSRRRRSQSFGSFGSFKEQLAMEKPVAAKPELIEGYAHICFDEQELWFRGILSTADGQSSYNLTGKRTCRGMKEENDDVTDGPDVVRDFPSPLRTPNSESMEMKSQDVSAASGCISRQDSMDSRAERELQFILEELPISHKQQDNSPPVIDSCCRSQPVSRPGSPPSTQQIVRALDNLLISSPTVCSISSYSLDNMSPFRSRSGSRSQQPTETVSVVFDVTISDLEEGSQHSIRSVSGRKGNSLTLRNKQLCFVTERSFWGQRADMIIQKQLAAPDMVGQGYHVFAGPMRFYFYNGFTSSAASSLTNWCW
- the LOC130695897 gene encoding transmembrane protein 69-like is translated as MVVKANVGLIVSFRNLTNVITGPKAALFYGIWGVLPFVAFPIYMGITGKNIPQLIYANLTYGGGIVSFLGAVRWGLAIPNSKEKTLKPSFHTLGWAVTPVSVAWLALLTSSYNGSLMIIGTFLACIFQDAYSAEYPAWYKSFRIIFSSFAVLSLGANLLMYHSIMN
- the LOC130695888 gene encoding DDB1- and CUL4-associated factor 6-like isoform X2, whose protein sequence is MFRSILSAQFNLDTRLDLHRAVTDSQWTIRHLSKFKILAVHAGCVNTIQWNLSGDLILSGSDDRKLAVTRWIDGHVINEVKSLHKTNIMSAKFLPQSGDRQAVSCSGDGVIMVSDLENGNSSLQGTFKCHHGPVYEVVTVESEPNTFLSVGEDGTARWFDLRASRNCTTTRCKENILFICQSPLSSAAINPVLPHEFVIGTSDSQVYVMDRRKLSTGSLTSPTQSIVSSMKVASFAGHSYRTTSVQFSPEGDQVLASFSGEGVYLFDVKDPASYLPLSIPKCELEEQFSGNPDTNSPSRRRARQGHSFKRVRLRGDWSDTGPSAGMNRTAPDIGQARPTVHEGFMQRMADVLRSMTSLNSPSVTSPPSPFENPTEEPPFLIAEANAPPNTSSVRGETNSRDEIDFVTYESLGRSENLPENQLENMESNAEDSSINFSEERSETFPHFRNRQDSEQSSSGFSLPREPAGCDEIMDAQEEEDTSPNSDMLYQPIAKMKYEGHRNSRTAINEASFWGRCHVMSGSDCGHVFIWNRQTGAIVSVLQADTRVVNRVRPHPHEPMLATSGIDYDIKLWAPSSGPENNINIEELVIRNARMLEETRDTITIPASYMIRMLASMTRFRQGTNRANSD